GACAACAGCATGAGACAGGATTTCTGGTCCCCGACTCTTACTTCTCGCCTCTGGAAATAGTAGAGATGCGTGGAGTCTCCGCCTGAGGCGAATGCGGCTTCGGCGCAGAACCCCGGTCCGAAATTTTGTGGAGATGCGGGGAGTCGAACCCCGGTCCGAAGATAGGACTCGATGAGCCTCTACGTGCATAGCTTCGACCAAAAATTTCATCCCACACTACTTGCGAAGCAAAGCTATGTGGGACAATCTCGACTGAATATTTTCGTCCGACCGCCGAGAACCTTCAGACGAAAAGCCTGCCTGAGCGACGCCCATTCCAAAGCCGACAGACAGAACTTTTGGATGGACGGGTTACCTTTTTTTAATTAGGCAGCCAATGCGTAGTTATTGTTCGCATTTACAGTTTTACCGATTTTTTAACGCGGCACCAGTAGAACCTCGGCACGCAACTCACCGCTTCCCGAATCCTCGTCGATGCCAATATCATCCCCAAATTTTTCAAAGAACAAGCGCATCTGAAATTTTCTTGACCAAGTCAGCCACCTCACCTAAACTGATTTTGCGGACGGATCGTTCCAGCTCATGCGCCATCGTTGAAATTTCAGGATAACCGAACGATTTCGCCGTGCCGCCGATTTGATGAGATAACCTGCCGACGGCATCCCAGTTTGAATCTACGACTGCCGATTGCAGCGCCTTTATTTTTTCTGCCATGTCGTCATGGAACAGAGTTTTCAGATGTTCAAAACCCTCGTCGTTGCTCAAGAGTTATATATCTCTAGAATCTGGTTCGCAAAAGTTTTCGGTTCGATAGGCTTCGGCAAGTAACCGTCGAACCCAGCTGCCTCAAATCTCTCTTTGTCGCCACGCATCGTGTAAGCGGTAAGAGCGATGACCTTGATTTCTTTCGTCGACCTGTTTTCTCGTATCTGCTTCAGAACCTCCACGCCGTCTATTTCAGGGAGCTGGATATCAAGCAGAATGACATCCGGCGATTGTTTTTGGAGAAATTCGAAAACTTGCTTCCCGGAATCGGCCTCATAAACATTATAGCCGCTTTTCTTGAGCAGGTATACGGCAAGCTGGCGGTTTATCGCATTGTCGTCGACGACCAAGATATCTTTCATGGGTTACACATAGAATATACTAACCGCGAGATGCAAAGGCAATCACGAGAAATCCGACTCATTGATCCAAATCTGACTTTCCGCAGTTGCCCCTGAGATAAAGGTTAAGATACTCATCATAAGTTTTCAGCAGCAAGAGGTAAGTGACGGAACTGTAAACTGCACCGTGGGCGCCAGGCGGAAAAATCCTGAGGTCTACATCTTTGCCGGCATTCTCCAAGGCCGTCAGGAGCTGCATCGTGTTGATCGGGTGAACATTATCATCCATCATCGAATGAACGACAAGCAACTTACCTTTGAGGCTGTCGGCGTAAGTCATGCAGGAGCTTCTGATGTACCCGGAGTCGTTTTGGGAAAGAAGTCCCATGTAACGTTCGGTGTAAATATCGTCGTACAGTCGCCAATCAGTCACAGGGGAATTTGCTATTCCAACTTTAAATATTCCGGGATGCGTCAGCATCGTGAAGACAGTGCTATAACCGCCATAACTCGTCCCCATGATCGCCATCTTTGTTGAATCGACGTAAGGAAGTGATGTGAGGTAACGCGCCGTCTCGACAAAATCGCGGCTTTCCCAATAACCTAAATTATCATACACGACTTTCATAAATGCGCTTCCGTAGTTTGCATTGCCGCGGTTATTCACATTCACGATGATGTAGCCGTTTTGCGCCAGCCACTGGTCCCATCCGGAGGCATCGAAAGAGTTGTACACGCCGTGGGATTCCGGTCCTCCGTAAATCGCCATTATGACCGGATATTTCTTCGTCGAATCGAAGTCGATCGGCTTAATCATAGAACAATCTAACTTGACGGAATCGGACGTTGTAAAACTGAAAAGCACGCGCGGGGAGTATTCGTGACTTTGAACAAATTCGCCGACCGAAGCGTTGTCTTCCAGTTTTTTGACCATCTTTCCGTCGGTGCTCCACAATTCAACTTGACGCGGCTGCCCGACATTCGAATAGGTGTCGATGTAATAATTGCAGTTAGGCGATAAATCGAAAGCATGAAATCCGGATGCTTTCGACAGACGTTTTTCTTTTGTTCCGTCGAAATTGATTGAGTAAATGTTTTCTTCCAGGGGAGAAGCTTCAGCCGATGTGTAATAAATAATTTTCTTGTCCGGATCTATCCTCAAAACTTTTATCACGTCCCAATTCCCCTGCGTCACCCGGTTCAGCAACCTACCATTATAGTCATATCGATAAATCTGATAGTAACCGCTTCTATCTGAGACCCAGAAGAACTCGCGTATCTTATCGGGAAGAAACATCATGTCATTCACGTTTGTGTAAAAATTAAAAATTGCAACCCACGTGTTATTTTTCTCCTCCATGAGCAGCCGCCGGCTACCGTCAGTCACATTGAAAAAATAAAGCTTGAGGTCGTTCTGCGCCCGATTGAGAACGATCATGGCAAGTATATTCGGCTGGCTGGTCCAGTAAACTCTTGGAATGTAAAAATCTCCGTTTTCACCAGGATCCAGCCTTATATTCTTCCCCGTCATTACATCGAGGACTCCGATCCGAACTCTGGGATTCGAATCGCCGACCTGCGGTATAGGAATCTTCTCCCATTCGTTGTGGAGTCCTTCATAATTCGAGATCTGTATCTCGGGGACCGGACTTTCGTCGAATTGCCAGTAAGCGATGTGCTTATCGTCAGGCGACCAATTCCATGCCTGCGCCTGACCGAATTCTTCTTCATAGACCCAATCGTAATGGCCATTGAAAATTTCTCCGGTCGCGTCGTTTGTCAACTGAGTTTCCTTCTTCGAAGCGAAATCGTAGACAAACATATTCCCACCGCGCTCATATCCAACCATGGAACCATCGGGAGATAATTCTGCCGTCCTCGCACTCTTGGCGGCGACTTTTAACTCCTTGTTATCTAAAGAATAAACATAATAATCCGAGATCCCGGACCTCCGATAAATCTTTCTGAAATTCGTCTGGAATAAAATATGTTTCGAGTCTCGCGCCCACTGAAAGGATTGATATTCAAATTGTCTATTCGTGTCGGGAAAAGTCAATCCTTGCGCATCAAACACAAGTTCATCCTTTCCAGTCCCCGGATCGAATGAGCGAATCTCTTCATGTTTTGTTGAATCGTTGGTCGCAATGTACGAATATTGCTTGCCTCCGTCGATCCAGTTCAAGCTTCTCGGTCCGGATTTTCCCGTCAGTATTGAGGTTGAACGAAGCGCTTCCTCTATGTTTGCGTAGGCCTTTTTCGATTGAGCGTCCGCAAACGACGGAATCGCGACAACCAGAAGTAACATGGTACACAGACTATGGTTCTTCATGACTCCTTCTCTCCCGATTTTCATCTGTAATGATGGCACAATTTAAAAGAAGCTGCGGGAATACTCAAGCATACAGACTCCGGTTCAAATGCAACCGACATCGGCATTTGAATTTTCGGCCGTCGTTTCATAAATAGTACAAAATGGAGAAAACGATGAAACCACTTCCCTTTCTTTTCATTTCACTGTTCGTCGCCGGAACAAGTTATTCACAGACCGAATCCTCAAGGACTGAGATCAATTCAGAAATAACGGTCTCTGCAGAAGCAACCGTTTCTGCAGAACCTGATATAGCAGAGTTCCATCTCGCCATAGTATCTAGACAGCAGCTCGCGACGGACGCGTTCAAACATTACGCGAGCACTTACGGAGCTCTTCAGAGTTCTCTCGGTGAATTGATCGATTCGAAGGAGTTGAAGACGGGAAAATTGTCTATAACTCCTTCTTTCAATGAAAAAAATCCCGACCAGACGACGCCGATTTATTATCAGGTGTCTGCACTCATGACACTCTCGGTGCCTCTCTCGCAACTCAACAAACTCCTCGCTCAGATTACTTCCGTAGAAGGAGTTACCATTAATGGGATCGAGTTCCGTGCGAAAAACCAGGACAGCCTGCAGACCGCTGCTCTGGAAGACGCGGTTAAGAAGGCACATGAGAAGGCTCAGGCAATCGCAAAGTTAGAGAATCTCAGAGACCTGAAAGTGAAAACCATGACTACTTCCATCTCCCGTCCTCCTGTGCCATTTTACGGCGCGCGAATGGAATCGATAGCGGCGGCCCCATCATTGAATGCCTCGGATGTTACCGTTTCGGCATCCATCACAGTTACCTATTCGGCTAGGTGAATCTCCTTCTGAAGAATCCCGAGCTGGTTGTCACGTGTTCCGGCAACGCGAAGCGATTCAAACGCGGTTCAGAAATGAATGATGTCGGAATCCTATCCGGCGTGGATATTTACATTGAGGACGGTACAATAAAAAAGATCGGGAAGATTACGCCGGACTCGGACTGTGATGTTCTTGATGTTTCCGGAAAAATCCTTGTTCCGGGATTTGTTGATCCACATACTCACGGAATTTTTGCAGGCACGGGGGAACACGAATTTGCGCTGCGTGCAAAAACGACGGTCCCCCTTGAAACCACATTCGACAACTCCGGGATTCTGGAGACCGTAAGAAAGACGCGCGAGGCATCGAAGTCATATCTTCGTACTCACGCCGAACGCCGATTAGACAAGATGTTGAAATGGGGAACCACGACCGTCGAGATAAAAAGCGGTTATGGGCTCGATTTTAAGAACGAGATAAAACTCCTCGAAGCTATTCGAGAAATGGAAGCTGAGCTAATCCCTGACATAGTCGTAACATTTCTCGGCGCTCATGTAATTCTACCT
The DNA window shown above is from Candidatus Acidiferrales bacterium and carries:
- a CDS encoding Hpt domain-containing protein, giving the protein MSNDEGFEHLKTLFHDDMAEKIKALQSAVVDSNWDAVGRLSHQIGGTAKSFGYPEISTMAHELERSVRKISLGEVADLVKKISDALVL
- a CDS encoding response regulator, coding for MKDILVVDDNAINRQLAVYLLKKSGYNVYEADSGKQVFEFLQKQSPDVILLDIQLPEIDGVEVLKQIRENRSTKEIKVIALTAYTMRGDKERFEAAGFDGYLPKPIEPKTFANQILEIYNS
- a CDS encoding S9 family peptidase, with the translated sequence MKNHSLCTMLLLVVAIPSFADAQSKKAYANIEEALRSTSILTGKSGPRSLNWIDGGKQYSYIATNDSTKHEEIRSFDPGTGKDELVFDAQGLTFPDTNRQFEYQSFQWARDSKHILFQTNFRKIYRRSGISDYYVYSLDNKELKVAAKSARTAELSPDGSMVGYERGGNMFVYDFASKKETQLTNDATGEIFNGHYDWVYEEEFGQAQAWNWSPDDKHIAYWQFDESPVPEIQISNYEGLHNEWEKIPIPQVGDSNPRVRIGVLDVMTGKNIRLDPGENGDFYIPRVYWTSQPNILAMIVLNRAQNDLKLYFFNVTDGSRRLLMEEKNNTWVAIFNFYTNVNDMMFLPDKIREFFWVSDRSGYYQIYRYDYNGRLLNRVTQGNWDVIKVLRIDPDKKIIYYTSAEASPLEENIYSINFDGTKEKRLSKASGFHAFDLSPNCNYYIDTYSNVGQPRQVELWSTDGKMVKKLEDNASVGEFVQSHEYSPRVLFSFTTSDSVKLDCSMIKPIDFDSTKKYPVIMAIYGGPESHGVYNSFDASGWDQWLAQNGYIIVNVNNRGNANYGSAFMKVVYDNLGYWESRDFVETARYLTSLPYVDSTKMAIMGTSYGGYSTVFTMLTHPGIFKVGIANSPVTDWRLYDDIYTERYMGLLSQNDSGYIRSSCMTYADSLKGKLLVVHSMMDDNVHPINTMQLLTALENAGKDVDLRIFPPGAHGAVYSSVTYLLLLKTYDEYLNLYLRGNCGKSDLDQ
- a CDS encoding SIMPL domain-containing protein, which produces MKPLPFLFISLFVAGTSYSQTESSRTEINSEITVSAEATVSAEPDIAEFHLAIVSRQQLATDAFKHYASTYGALQSSLGELIDSKELKTGKLSITPSFNEKNPDQTTPIYYQVSALMTLSVPLSQLNKLLAQITSVEGVTINGIEFRAKNQDSLQTAALEDAVKKAHEKAQAIAKLENLRDLKVKTMTTSISRPPVPFYGARMESIAAAPSLNASDVTVSASITVTYSAR